From one Anaeromyxobacter diazotrophicus genomic stretch:
- the hscA gene encoding Fe-S protein assembly chaperone HscA gives MARAIGIDLGTTNSLVASVDARNRPRLVPVDGGQPLLASAVHYLPGGAVEVGAAARARAAAAPADVVLSVKRLMGRGPADLRPEDRGVYRFDEDGHSVKLVVEGGRRVTPVEVSAEILRVLRRRAAEALGGPPGPCVVTVPAYFDERQRQATRDAGRLAGLEVARLLAEPTAAALAYGLDQRRQGLFAVYDLGGGTFDVSILKLADGVFEVLSTAGDSRLGGDDLDAAVAERLLAGADLPRTPEVLRGARAAAQRLREALSTREEVEDELLLGGARVAVRLGRAELEALLAPVVARTLAPCRQALRDAGLEPARLDGVVLVGGATRTPLVRREVRALFGQEPLTDLDPDAVVALGAALQADALDRGGRDDLLLLDVVPLSLGVEMLGGAVERLVLRNSAIPATATQQFTTHADRQTGMVVHVVQGERELARDCRSLARFTLRGIPPLPAGQARVEITYAVDADGLLRVTARELHTGVEQRVEVKPTSGVTEQEVEDMLVESLEHAEEDVVQRFLAEWRLEGERLAGALRQGLAEDPDLLADGEREAIDARLAGLGEALRGEDPRALRAWIDAADASAAPFMERRLDRYVGRTLAGKRLEEL, from the coding sequence ATGGCCCGCGCGATCGGCATCGACCTCGGCACCACGAACTCGCTCGTCGCCAGCGTCGACGCGCGGAACCGGCCGCGGCTCGTCCCGGTGGACGGGGGGCAGCCGCTCCTCGCCAGCGCGGTGCACTACCTGCCGGGCGGGGCGGTCGAGGTGGGCGCGGCGGCCAGGGCGCGCGCCGCCGCGGCGCCGGCCGACGTGGTGCTCTCGGTGAAGCGGCTCATGGGGCGGGGCCCGGCCGACCTCCGGCCGGAGGACCGCGGCGTCTACCGCTTCGACGAGGACGGACACTCCGTCAAGCTGGTGGTGGAGGGCGGGCGCCGGGTCACGCCGGTCGAGGTCTCGGCCGAGATCCTGCGCGTGCTGCGGCGCCGCGCCGCCGAGGCGCTGGGCGGCCCGCCCGGCCCCTGCGTCGTCACCGTCCCGGCCTACTTCGACGAGCGGCAGCGCCAGGCCACCCGCGACGCCGGTCGGCTGGCGGGGCTGGAGGTGGCGCGGCTCCTCGCCGAGCCGACCGCCGCGGCCCTCGCCTACGGCCTCGACCAGCGCCGGCAGGGGCTGTTCGCGGTCTACGACCTGGGGGGCGGGACGTTCGACGTCTCGATCCTGAAGCTCGCCGACGGCGTGTTCGAGGTGCTCTCCACCGCGGGCGACAGCCGGCTCGGCGGCGACGACCTCGACGCGGCCGTGGCGGAGCGCCTGCTCGCGGGGGCGGACCTCCCGCGCACGCCGGAGGTGCTGCGGGGCGCCCGGGCGGCGGCGCAGCGGCTCCGGGAGGCGCTCTCGACGCGCGAGGAGGTGGAGGACGAGCTCCTGCTGGGCGGCGCGCGCGTGGCGGTCCGGCTGGGGAGGGCCGAGCTGGAGGCGCTCCTCGCGCCGGTGGTGGCGCGGACGCTCGCGCCCTGCCGGCAGGCGCTGCGCGACGCCGGGCTCGAGCCGGCGCGGCTCGACGGCGTGGTGCTGGTGGGCGGCGCGACCCGCACCCCGCTCGTGCGGCGGGAGGTGCGGGCGCTCTTCGGCCAGGAGCCGCTCACCGACCTCGACCCCGACGCGGTGGTGGCGCTCGGCGCCGCCCTCCAGGCGGACGCGCTCGACCGCGGCGGGCGCGACGACCTCTTGCTGCTCGACGTCGTGCCGCTCTCGCTCGGGGTCGAGATGCTGGGCGGGGCGGTGGAGCGCCTGGTGCTCCGCAACTCCGCCATCCCCGCCACCGCCACCCAGCAGTTCACGACCCACGCCGACCGGCAGACCGGGATGGTGGTGCACGTGGTGCAGGGCGAGCGCGAGCTGGCGCGCGACTGCCGGTCGCTGGCGCGGTTCACGCTGCGCGGCATCCCGCCGCTCCCGGCCGGGCAGGCGCGGGTGGAGATCACCTACGCGGTGGACGCCGACGGGCTCCTGCGGGTGACGGCGCGCGAGCTCCACACCGGCGTCGAGCAGCGGGTGGAGGTGAAGCCGACGAGCGGGGTCACCGAGCAGGAGGTGGAGGACATGCTCGTCGAGAGCCTGGAGCACGCCGAGGAGGACGTGGTGCAGCGCTTCCTCGCCGAGTGGCGGCTCGAGGGCGAGCGGCTGGCGGGCGCGCTGCGGCAGGGGCTGGCGGAGGACCCCGACCTGCTCGCGGACGGCGAGCGCGAGGCGATCGACGCGCGGCTGGCGGGGCTCGGCGAGGCGCTGCGGGGCGAGGACCCGCGCGCGCTGCGCGCGTGGATCGACGCGGCCGACGCCTCCGCGGCCCCCTTCATGGAGCGGCGCCTCGACCGGTACGTGGGGCGCACGCTGGCGGGGAAGCGGCTCGAGGAGCTCTGA
- a CDS encoding energy-coupling factor ABC transporter permease: protein MSDALVSPAVGGALWLTAAGVARHAARRLEREEEQRLPLMGVLGAFVFAAQMVNFAIPGTGSSGHLGGGLLLAVLLGPHAAFVVMASVLTVQALFFADGGLLALGCNAVNLGFFASYLAYPLVWRPLAGDGRSPARVALASVAAAVAGLQLGALAVVVETRASGISSLPFGPFLLLMQSIHLAIGLVEGAVTAAVVLAVRRARPELAPAGTRGARSVVALGTAALVAAGALSWFASTRPDGLEWAAARAASGAPQPAAGAAHALAARLQRATAVMPDYAPPGAPDGGSRWGAPRAGTSAAGLLGVGLSVAFVVAAGLGARALRRRAARRP, encoded by the coding sequence ATGTCGGACGCACTGGTCTCGCCGGCGGTCGGCGGCGCGCTCTGGCTCACCGCCGCGGGCGTGGCCCGCCACGCCGCGCGCCGGCTCGAGCGCGAGGAGGAGCAGCGCCTGCCGCTCATGGGCGTCCTGGGCGCCTTCGTCTTCGCCGCGCAGATGGTGAACTTCGCCATCCCGGGCACCGGCTCCTCCGGGCACCTCGGGGGCGGGTTGCTCCTGGCGGTGCTGCTCGGGCCGCACGCCGCCTTCGTGGTGATGGCCTCGGTCCTGACGGTGCAGGCGCTCTTCTTCGCCGACGGGGGGCTGCTCGCGCTCGGCTGCAACGCCGTCAACCTCGGCTTCTTCGCGAGCTACCTCGCCTACCCGCTGGTGTGGCGCCCGCTCGCCGGCGACGGGCGCTCGCCGGCGCGGGTCGCGCTCGCGTCGGTGGCGGCGGCGGTCGCCGGGCTGCAGCTCGGCGCGCTGGCGGTGGTGGTGGAGACGCGGGCCTCCGGGATCTCGTCCCTGCCGTTCGGCCCGTTCCTCCTCCTCATGCAGTCGATCCACCTCGCCATCGGCCTCGTCGAGGGCGCGGTCACCGCGGCGGTCGTGCTGGCCGTGCGCCGGGCGCGGCCGGAGCTGGCGCCGGCCGGGACGCGCGGCGCGCGCAGCGTGGTGGCGCTGGGCACGGCCGCGCTGGTCGCCGCGGGCGCGCTCTCCTGGTTCGCCTCCACCCGGCCGGACGGCCTCGAGTGGGCGGCCGCGCGCGCGGCGAGCGGCGCGCCGCAGCCGGCGGCGGGGGCGGCGCACGCGCTCGCCGCGCGCCTGCAGCGCGCCACCGCGGTCATGCCCGACTACGCGCCGCCCGGCGCGCCGGACGGCGGGTCGCGCTGGGGGGCGCCGCGCGCCGGCACCTCGGCGGCCGGGCTCCTCGGGGTGGGGCTCAGCGTCGCGTTCGTGGTCGCGGCCGGCCTCGGCGCGCGCGCCCTGCGCCGCCGCGCCGCGCGCCGGCCATGA
- the cbiQ gene encoding cobalt ECF transporter T component CbiQ encodes MSAAGPALAHLGALDGLAARDTPAARLDPRVKTLAAIAYVAVVASFGRGDALRLVPLAAWPVALGALGDVPWRPVLLRLALASPFALGVAAFEPLLDRAPALAVAGVTVSAGTVAFATILLKFALALSGALVLVATTGFDAMCAGLERLGAPRLLVAQLLLLYRYLFVLSEEAARLWRAHALRSPDRPRPTARLGATLLGQLLLRTLARGERLHAAMRCRGFDGTVKLVRRARLSRADLAFGAATAALLAGCRFGHLPAALQRLL; translated from the coding sequence ATGAGCGCGGCCGGCCCGGCGCTGGCGCACCTCGGCGCGCTCGACGGCCTCGCCGCGCGCGACACGCCCGCCGCGCGGCTCGACCCGCGCGTGAAGACGCTCGCCGCGATCGCCTACGTGGCGGTGGTGGCGAGCTTCGGGCGCGGCGACGCGCTGCGGCTCGTGCCGCTCGCCGCCTGGCCGGTCGCGCTCGGCGCGCTGGGCGACGTCCCCTGGCGGCCGGTGCTGCTGCGCCTGGCGCTGGCGTCTCCCTTCGCGCTCGGCGTGGCCGCCTTCGAGCCGCTCCTCGACCGGGCGCCGGCGCTCGCGGTGGCGGGCGTCACCGTCTCGGCCGGCACAGTGGCCTTCGCGACCATCCTCCTCAAGTTCGCGCTGGCGCTCTCCGGGGCGCTGGTGCTCGTCGCCACCACCGGCTTCGACGCGATGTGCGCCGGCCTGGAGCGGCTCGGCGCCCCGCGGCTGCTGGTGGCGCAGCTCCTGCTCCTCTACCGCTACCTCTTCGTCCTCTCGGAGGAGGCGGCGCGGCTGTGGCGGGCCCACGCGCTGCGCTCGCCCGATCGCCCGCGCCCCACGGCGCGGCTCGGGGCCACCCTGCTCGGGCAGCTCCTCCTGCGAACCCTGGCGCGCGGGGAGCGCCTCCACGCCGCCATGCGTTGCCGCGGCTTCGACGGGACCGTGAAGCTCGTCCGGCGCGCCCGCCTGTCCCGCGCCGACCTCGCCTTCGGCGCCGCCACCGCGGCGCTCCTCGCCGGCTGCCGCTTCGGGCACCTGCCGGCCGCCCTCCAGCGCCTCCTCTAG
- a CDS encoding energy-coupling factor ABC transporter ATP-binding protein, translating into MSHHLVSVTDLRFSYPDGTPALDGVTFTLHHGESVGLVGGNGAGKSTLLLHLAGVLRATSGAVRVGDWPVTPGTLREVRRSLGLVFQDPDDQLFMPTVEDDVAFGPRQLGLPEPEVEARVVDALGRVGAAHLRRRPPHRLSGGEKRAAAIAAVLAMGPSVLVLDEPSSNLDPAARRALIGQLRAFEHTKIVASHDLDLVLDVCRRVLVLSGGRVIADGPSDELLADDALLASARLERPLRLQACPRCRPG; encoded by the coding sequence ATGAGCCACCACCTCGTCTCGGTGACCGACCTCCGCTTCTCCTACCCCGACGGCACGCCGGCGCTCGACGGCGTCACCTTCACGCTCCACCACGGGGAGTCGGTGGGCCTCGTGGGCGGCAACGGCGCCGGCAAGTCCACCCTGCTCCTGCACCTGGCGGGCGTCCTGCGCGCCACCTCCGGCGCGGTGCGGGTCGGCGACTGGCCGGTCACGCCCGGCACGCTGCGCGAGGTGCGCCGCTCGCTCGGGCTCGTCTTCCAGGACCCCGACGACCAGCTCTTCATGCCGACGGTGGAGGACGACGTCGCGTTCGGGCCGCGGCAGCTGGGGCTGCCCGAGCCGGAGGTGGAGGCGCGGGTGGTGGACGCGCTGGGGCGCGTCGGCGCGGCCCACCTGCGCCGCCGCCCGCCGCACCGTCTCTCCGGCGGCGAGAAGCGCGCGGCCGCCATCGCCGCCGTGCTCGCCATGGGGCCGAGCGTGCTCGTGCTCGACGAGCCGTCGTCGAACCTGGATCCGGCGGCGCGGCGCGCGCTCATCGGCCAGCTCCGCGCCTTCGAGCACACCAAGATCGTCGCCAGCCACGACCTCGACCTCGTGCTCGACGTCTGCCGGCGGGTGCTGGTGCTCTCCGGGGGCCGGGTGATCGCCGACGGACCGTCGGACGAGCTCCTGGCCGACGACGCGCTCCTCGCGAGCGCGCGCCTGGAGCGGCCGCTCCGGCTGCAGGCCTGCCCGCGCTGCCGGCCGGGTTGA
- the hpnR gene encoding hopanoid C-3 methylase HpnR, with the protein MRVLLVHPSGLMYSRIFLRLEPLGLELVARALQQAGHDVRLLDLQTRGPDDYLRLLDGWCPDAVGFSLNYLANVPEVLELAEATKRRAPGCFVFAGGHSASFIARELLAHAGGAIDCVVRGEGERTAPQLLAAAARDRSALHALPGVSTPAGEGPAPALLASLDEVLPARELLARRRAYFIGVLDPCASIELTRGCPWDCVFCSGWTFYGRSYRKVSPARAAEDLASVREPGVFIVDDVAFVDADHGHAVAAEIDRRRIRKRYYLETRGDVLVRNQEVFRYWKRLGLEYMFIGLEAIDDADLRSLRKRTTLGKSFEALEVARSLGVTVAVNVIADASWDERRFAAVREWALAVPEIVHLTVATPYPGTETWHTEARQLATRDYRLFDVQHAVVPTRLPLARFYEELVRTQQVLARKHLGWAALRATAGISARLLARGQTNFVRMLWRFNGVYDPAALRADHAAPCRFELRLPEHPPLERVDPARLYVHQPASGAPPPAGGG; encoded by the coding sequence GTGAGAGTGCTCCTCGTCCACCCCAGCGGCCTCATGTACTCGCGGATCTTCCTCCGGCTCGAGCCGCTCGGGCTGGAGCTCGTCGCCCGGGCGCTCCAGCAAGCCGGACACGACGTCCGGCTGCTGGATCTCCAGACGCGAGGGCCGGACGACTACCTGCGCCTCCTCGACGGCTGGTGCCCCGACGCGGTCGGATTCTCGCTCAACTACCTCGCCAACGTCCCGGAGGTGCTCGAGCTCGCCGAGGCGACGAAGCGGCGCGCGCCCGGGTGCTTCGTCTTCGCGGGGGGCCACAGCGCCTCGTTCATCGCGCGCGAGCTGCTCGCGCACGCCGGCGGCGCGATCGACTGCGTCGTCCGCGGCGAGGGCGAGCGGACGGCCCCCCAGCTCCTCGCCGCCGCGGCGCGCGACCGCTCCGCGCTGCACGCGCTGCCGGGCGTGAGCACCCCGGCCGGCGAAGGCCCCGCCCCGGCGCTGCTGGCGAGCCTCGACGAGGTGCTGCCCGCGCGCGAGCTCCTGGCGCGGCGCCGCGCCTACTTCATCGGCGTGCTCGACCCCTGCGCGTCGATCGAGCTCACCCGCGGGTGCCCGTGGGACTGCGTCTTCTGCAGCGGCTGGACCTTCTACGGCCGGAGCTACCGGAAGGTGAGCCCGGCGCGGGCGGCCGAGGACCTGGCCAGCGTCCGCGAACCCGGCGTCTTCATCGTGGACGACGTGGCCTTCGTGGACGCGGACCACGGCCACGCCGTCGCGGCGGAGATCGACCGCCGGCGGATCCGCAAGCGGTACTACCTCGAGACGCGCGGCGACGTGCTCGTCCGCAACCAGGAGGTGTTCCGGTACTGGAAGCGGCTCGGGCTCGAGTACATGTTCATCGGCCTCGAGGCGATCGACGACGCGGACCTCCGCTCGCTCCGCAAGCGCACCACCCTGGGGAAGAGCTTCGAGGCGCTCGAGGTGGCGCGGTCGCTCGGGGTCACGGTGGCGGTCAACGTGATCGCCGACGCCTCCTGGGACGAGCGGCGCTTCGCGGCGGTGCGCGAGTGGGCGCTCGCGGTGCCCGAGATCGTGCACCTCACCGTGGCGACGCCCTACCCCGGCACCGAGACCTGGCACACCGAGGCGCGGCAGCTCGCCACCCGCGACTACCGGCTCTTCGACGTGCAGCACGCGGTGGTCCCCACGCGCCTGCCCCTCGCCCGGTTCTACGAGGAGCTGGTGCGGACGCAGCAGGTGCTCGCCCGCAAGCACCTCGGCTGGGCGGCGCTGCGCGCCACCGCCGGGATCTCCGCGCGCCTGCTCGCGCGCGGGCAGACCAACTTCGTGAGGATGCTGTGGAGGTTCAACGGCGTCTACGACCCGGCGGCGCTGCGCGCCGACCACGCCGCGCCGTGCCGCTTCGAGCTCCGGCTGCCCGAGCACCCGCCGCTGGAGCGGGTCGATCCGGCCCGCCTCTACGTCCACCAGCCCGCGAGCGGCGCCCCGCCGCCTGCCGGCGGGGGCTGA
- a CDS encoding TonB-dependent receptor — MSRRALLLAALALGAARAAAHEPARPEFGEELVVEGHYQDRVGTSDAASAGSFTRQLVEDRPLLRPGEVLELVPGLVITQHSGAGKANQYYLRGFDLDHGTDFQTNLDGVPLNLRTHAHGQGYTDLNFLIPELVSRVDYWKGPYDASRGDFASAGGADLHYAEALPSNVLDLTGGTYGYGRALLAGTQHLLGGHLTYAGELMYEDGPWVRPDAYRRWNGVLRYGHDLGSGELAVTAMAYDGRWNGTDQIPQGAVAQGRVGRFGSLDPTTGGSSHRYSLSVNLEQEVGPGRLQAVAYAVRYDLDLFSDFTYFLEHPDTGDQFEQHDDRWTCGASASWRVAGEVAGLPAEARLGGEARQDRLRPVGLYRTDARRRLATTRQDDVDETSGGVYAEAGLRPRPWLRAVAGVRWDAYGFDVRSSDPRNSGQATAGRASPKASLVFGPWARTELFLNGGFGFHSNDARGVTTHVDPVGGGDVRPVTPLVRTRGAELGVRNDLLPGVQTSLALWVLALDSELVFTGDAGTTEPSRPSRREGVEWSARWQPVRWLLLDLDVALSRARFTSPPGPTDDHPGDHVPGSIESAVSAGASIHQLGPWSASVFLRYFGPRPLVEDDAVRSPASALLNAQLGYRVAAPLLLTLDVFNVLDARVDDVAYFYSSRVSPGAAASGDVHFHPAEPRSARLTASLTF; from the coding sequence ATGTCCCGGCGGGCGCTCCTCCTCGCGGCTCTCGCGCTCGGCGCGGCCCGCGCCGCCGCGCACGAGCCGGCGCGTCCGGAGTTCGGCGAAGAGCTCGTGGTTGAGGGCCATTACCAGGACCGCGTCGGGACGTCCGACGCGGCCAGCGCCGGGAGCTTCACCCGCCAGCTCGTCGAGGATCGCCCGCTGCTCCGGCCGGGCGAGGTGCTGGAGCTCGTCCCCGGGCTCGTCATCACCCAGCACAGCGGCGCGGGGAAGGCGAACCAGTACTACCTGCGCGGCTTCGACCTGGATCACGGCACCGACTTCCAGACGAACCTCGACGGCGTCCCGCTCAACCTCCGCACCCACGCCCACGGCCAGGGCTACACCGACCTCAACTTCCTCATCCCCGAGCTCGTCTCGCGGGTCGACTACTGGAAGGGGCCCTACGACGCCTCGCGCGGCGACTTCGCCTCCGCCGGTGGCGCCGACCTCCACTACGCCGAGGCGCTGCCCTCGAACGTCCTCGACCTCACCGGCGGCACCTACGGCTACGGCCGCGCGCTCCTCGCCGGGACGCAGCACCTGCTCGGCGGCCACCTCACCTACGCCGGGGAGCTCATGTACGAGGACGGCCCGTGGGTCCGGCCCGACGCCTACCGGCGGTGGAACGGCGTGCTGCGGTATGGCCACGACCTCGGGAGCGGGGAGCTCGCGGTCACGGCCATGGCCTACGACGGGCGCTGGAACGGCACCGACCAGATCCCGCAGGGCGCCGTCGCGCAGGGGCGCGTCGGCCGCTTCGGCAGCCTCGACCCCACCACCGGCGGCAGCTCGCACCGGTACAGCCTCTCGGTGAACCTGGAGCAGGAGGTGGGCCCGGGGCGCCTCCAGGCGGTGGCGTACGCCGTGAGGTACGACCTCGACCTGTTCTCGGACTTCACCTACTTCCTCGAGCATCCCGACACGGGAGACCAGTTCGAGCAGCACGACGACCGCTGGACCTGCGGCGCCTCGGCCTCGTGGCGGGTGGCGGGGGAGGTGGCCGGCCTGCCGGCGGAGGCGCGGCTCGGCGGCGAGGCGCGGCAGGACCGCCTCCGGCCGGTGGGCCTCTACCGCACGGACGCGCGGCGGCGCCTCGCCACGACGCGGCAGGACGACGTGGACGAGACGAGCGGCGGCGTCTACGCCGAGGCGGGGCTCCGGCCGCGGCCGTGGCTCCGCGCGGTCGCCGGCGTGCGCTGGGACGCGTACGGGTTCGACGTGCGCAGCAGCGACCCGCGCAACTCGGGCCAGGCGACGGCGGGCCGCGCGTCGCCCAAGGCGTCGCTGGTGTTCGGGCCGTGGGCGCGGACCGAGCTGTTCCTGAACGGCGGGTTCGGCTTCCACTCGAACGACGCGCGCGGGGTGACGACGCACGTCGACCCGGTCGGCGGCGGCGACGTGCGGCCGGTCACGCCGCTCGTGCGGACGCGCGGCGCCGAGCTGGGCGTGCGCAACGACCTCCTGCCTGGGGTGCAGACCTCGCTGGCGCTGTGGGTCCTCGCGCTCGACTCCGAGCTCGTCTTCACCGGGGACGCCGGCACCACCGAGCCGTCGCGGCCGTCGCGCCGGGAGGGCGTCGAGTGGAGCGCCCGCTGGCAGCCCGTGCGCTGGCTGCTCCTCGACCTCGACGTCGCGCTCTCCAGGGCGCGCTTCACCTCTCCGCCCGGCCCCACCGACGACCACCCCGGCGACCACGTCCCGGGCTCGATCGAGTCCGCGGTGTCGGCCGGCGCCTCGATCCACCAGCTCGGACCCTGGTCGGCGAGCGTCTTCCTGCGCTACTTCGGGCCGCGCCCGCTCGTCGAGGACGACGCGGTTCGCTCGCCGGCCTCGGCGCTCTTGAACGCGCAACTCGGCTACCGGGTGGCGGCGCCGCTCCTCCTCACCCTCGACGTGTTCAACGTCCTCGACGCGCGCGTGGACGACGTCGCCTACTTCTACTCCTCCCGCGTCAGCCCCGGCGCGGCGGCCAGCGGCGACGTCCACTTCCACCCCGCCGAGCCGAGGAGCGCCCGGCTCACCGCGTCGCTCACCTTCTGA
- a CDS encoding iron-sulfur cluster co-chaperone HscB C-terminal domain-containing protein yields MACWSCGAELPGGERCASCQSLQPAPPGEDLFAALGLPRRFALAPAELERRFHERARAVHPDRFTRAPARERRIALERSARLNEAHRQLAAPRRRAAYLVALLGGPGPEAAPLEPAFLAEQLDLRERLAAAVAEGDAAEAGQVAQGLAARLDAIEARLSELLAPEAPAPAALAAAARLLGEARVVERALAAARGDAAP; encoded by the coding sequence GTGGCGTGCTGGAGCTGCGGCGCGGAGCTCCCGGGCGGCGAGCGCTGCGCGTCGTGCCAGTCGCTCCAGCCCGCCCCTCCGGGCGAGGACCTGTTCGCGGCGCTGGGCCTGCCGCGTCGCTTCGCGCTCGCCCCGGCCGAGCTCGAGCGCCGCTTCCACGAGCGGGCGCGCGCCGTGCACCCCGATCGCTTCACCCGCGCCCCCGCGCGCGAGCGGCGCATCGCGCTCGAGCGGTCGGCGCGGCTCAACGAGGCGCACCGCCAGCTCGCCGCGCCGCGCCGCCGCGCCGCCTACCTGGTGGCGCTGCTCGGCGGCCCGGGGCCAGAGGCGGCGCCGCTCGAGCCGGCGTTCCTGGCGGAGCAGCTCGACCTGCGCGAGCGGCTCGCCGCCGCGGTGGCGGAGGGCGACGCGGCCGAGGCGGGGCAGGTGGCGCAGGGCCTCGCCGCCCGGCTCGACGCGATCGAGGCGCGGCTCTCCGAGCTGCTCGCGCCCGAGGCGCCGGCGCCCGCCGCGCTCGCCGCCGCCGCCCGCCTCCTCGGCGAGGCGCGGGTGGTCGAGCGGGCGCTGGCGGCGGCGCGCGGCGATGCGGCGCCTTGA
- the iscU gene encoding Fe-S cluster assembly scaffold IscU, whose protein sequence is MSGYSEKLVDHCENPRNVGSLDKDDPSVGTGLVGAPSCGDVMKLQIRVDEAGVIAEAKFKTFGCGSAIASSSLVTEWVKGRTLDQALAIKNTAVAEELALPPVKLHCSVLAEDAIKAAVADYQRKRAAGAEAPPPAVAAKS, encoded by the coding sequence ATGAGCGGGTATTCCGAGAAGCTCGTCGACCACTGCGAGAACCCGCGCAACGTGGGCTCGCTCGACAAGGACGACCCGTCGGTCGGGACCGGCCTCGTCGGCGCGCCCTCCTGCGGCGACGTGATGAAGCTGCAGATCCGGGTCGACGAGGCGGGAGTCATCGCCGAGGCGAAGTTCAAGACCTTCGGCTGCGGCTCCGCCATCGCCTCCTCCTCGCTCGTCACCGAGTGGGTGAAGGGGCGGACGCTCGACCAGGCGCTCGCCATCAAGAACACCGCGGTGGCCGAGGAGCTCGCGCTGCCGCCGGTGAAGCTCCACTGCTCGGTGCTGGCGGAGGACGCCATCAAGGCGGCCGTCGCCGACTACCAGCGCAAGCGCGCCGCGGGGGCCGAGGCGCCGCCCCCCGCCGTCGCCGCGAAGTCCTGA
- a CDS encoding IscS subfamily cysteine desulfurase, translating to MKIPIYMDYHATTPLDPRVLDAMLPFFREDFGNAASKSHAFGWRAEEAVEAARAEVAGLIGAEPREIVFTSGATESDNLAVKGAAHFYREKGRHLVTVATEHKAVLDPMHRLEREGFEVTFLPVGPDGRVDPDQVARALRPDTILVSVMAANNETGTIQPVAEIGRLTRARGVVFHCDAVQAVGKIPFDVQALDVDLASISAHKVYGPKGVGALYVRRKPRVRLIAEMDGGGHERGHRSGTLNVPGIVGLGAACRLAAAELQTEGARVLALRERLRRGLEAGVELMTVNGGLEHRLPGNLNVSFAYVEGEALMMAVKDVAVSSGSACTSASLEPSYVLRAMGVPDELAHSSIRFGLGRFTTAEEVDYAVALFAAKVKKLREMSPLYEMAKEGVDLSKVEWSR from the coding sequence GTGAAGATTCCCATCTACATGGACTACCACGCCACCACGCCGCTGGACCCGCGGGTGCTGGACGCGATGCTGCCCTTCTTCCGCGAGGACTTCGGCAACGCCGCGTCCAAGAGCCACGCGTTCGGCTGGCGGGCCGAGGAGGCGGTGGAGGCGGCCCGCGCCGAGGTGGCCGGGCTCATCGGGGCCGAGCCGCGCGAGATCGTCTTCACGAGCGGGGCGACCGAGTCGGACAACCTGGCGGTGAAGGGCGCGGCGCACTTCTACCGCGAGAAGGGGCGCCACCTCGTCACCGTGGCCACCGAGCACAAGGCGGTGCTCGACCCCATGCACCGGCTCGAGCGCGAGGGCTTCGAGGTCACGTTCCTGCCGGTGGGCCCGGACGGGCGCGTCGATCCCGACCAGGTGGCGAGGGCGCTCCGGCCCGACACCATCCTCGTGTCGGTGATGGCGGCGAACAACGAGACCGGCACGATCCAGCCGGTGGCCGAGATCGGGCGCCTGACGCGCGCCCGGGGCGTGGTGTTCCACTGCGACGCCGTGCAGGCGGTGGGCAAGATCCCGTTCGACGTGCAGGCGCTCGACGTCGACCTCGCGTCCATCTCGGCGCACAAGGTGTACGGCCCGAAGGGCGTGGGCGCGCTCTACGTCCGGCGCAAGCCGCGGGTCCGGCTCATCGCGGAGATGGACGGCGGCGGCCACGAGCGGGGGCACCGCTCGGGCACGCTCAACGTGCCGGGCATCGTCGGCCTCGGCGCGGCCTGCCGGCTGGCCGCGGCCGAGCTCCAGACGGAGGGCGCGCGCGTGCTCGCCCTGCGCGAGCGGCTCCGCCGCGGGCTGGAGGCGGGCGTCGAGCTCATGACCGTGAACGGCGGCCTCGAGCACCGGCTGCCCGGCAACCTCAACGTCTCCTTCGCCTACGTCGAGGGCGAGGCGCTCATGATGGCGGTGAAGGACGTGGCGGTCTCGTCCGGCTCGGCCTGCACCTCCGCCTCGCTCGAGCCCTCCTACGTGCTGCGGGCCATGGGCGTGCCCGACGAGCTCGCGCACAGCTCGATCCGCTTCGGCCTGGGGCGCTTCACGACCGCGGAGGAGGTCGACTACGCCGTCGCCCTCTTCGCCGCCAAGGTGAAGAAGCTGCGCGAGATGTCGCCCCTGTACGAGATGGCGAAGGAGGGCGTCGATCTCTCGAAGGTGGAGTGGTCGCGCTAG